The Shinella zoogloeoides genome includes a region encoding these proteins:
- a CDS encoding chloride channel protein has translation MPQTKPHHRPHDFTGGLARREAGDFTTDRRVLALIGMALIVGSGGALAAKLLVSLIALVTNLAWFGQFSLAATSPAQAPRSLWMVLTPAIGGLIIGLMARFGSEKIRGHGIPEAIEAILIGGSRMSPKVAILKPLSSAISIGTGGPFGAEGPIIMTGGAIGSLFAQCFHMSAAERKTLLVAGAAAGMTAIFGSPIAAVTLAVELLLFEWKPRSFIPVAIAACVSACWRPFLFEAGALFPRQFHMDLPWWGIGLCAVAGLIAGLQSGLLTMLLYRIEDAFEALPVHWMWCPAIGGLAVGLGGLIEPRALGVGYDIIDGLLNSRMLPQAVLTILLVKAAVWLVSLSSGTSGGVLAPLLILGGALGWLVGLVFPGDPGFWALLGMAAMMGGTMRAPLTGTFFAVELTGDVSSLLPLLAATISAYAVTVLLLRRSILTEKIARRGQHITREYGIDPFEYARARDIMIEAVDTLPAQMRVGEASAFFATTEKTHRIYPVIDADGLLKGVVSRGDALRWQQNPALADQSLDERVSDTSVPVAHPEDTIGYVADLMLATDVGRIPVVDPQSGRLVGLVARKDLLRLRHAANTLENERKPYLGPRKTAPGKAG, from the coding sequence ATGCCCCAAACGAAGCCCCATCACCGCCCGCACGACTTCACGGGCGGCCTAGCCCGGCGCGAGGCCGGCGATTTCACGACGGACCGGCGCGTGCTCGCCCTGATAGGCATGGCGCTCATCGTCGGCAGCGGCGGCGCGCTCGCCGCCAAGCTCCTGGTGAGCCTGATCGCGCTCGTCACCAATCTCGCCTGGTTCGGGCAGTTCAGCCTTGCGGCAACCTCTCCAGCACAGGCCCCGCGCTCGCTCTGGATGGTCCTGACGCCCGCCATCGGCGGCCTGATCATCGGCCTGATGGCACGCTTCGGCTCGGAGAAGATCCGCGGCCACGGCATTCCCGAAGCTATCGAGGCGATCCTCATCGGCGGCAGCCGCATGTCGCCGAAGGTCGCGATCCTGAAACCGCTCTCCTCGGCGATCTCCATCGGCACGGGCGGCCCGTTCGGCGCCGAGGGGCCGATCATCATGACGGGCGGGGCGATCGGATCGCTCTTCGCCCAGTGCTTCCACATGAGCGCGGCCGAGCGCAAGACGCTGCTGGTGGCGGGCGCCGCCGCCGGCATGACCGCCATCTTCGGCTCGCCAATCGCCGCCGTGACGCTCGCCGTCGAGCTTCTGCTTTTCGAATGGAAACCGCGCAGCTTCATTCCCGTTGCGATCGCCGCCTGCGTCTCGGCCTGCTGGCGTCCGTTCCTCTTCGAGGCGGGGGCTCTCTTTCCCCGGCAGTTCCACATGGACCTTCCGTGGTGGGGCATCGGCCTTTGCGCCGTCGCCGGCCTCATCGCCGGCCTGCAGTCCGGCCTCCTGACGATGCTGCTCTACCGGATCGAGGACGCCTTCGAGGCACTGCCGGTCCACTGGATGTGGTGCCCGGCGATCGGCGGCCTTGCCGTCGGCCTCGGCGGTCTGATCGAGCCGCGAGCGCTCGGCGTCGGCTACGACATCATCGACGGTCTCCTCAACAGCCGCATGCTGCCGCAGGCCGTGCTGACGATCCTGCTGGTCAAGGCCGCGGTCTGGCTGGTCTCGCTGTCGTCGGGCACGTCGGGCGGGGTGCTCGCGCCGCTTCTCATTCTCGGCGGGGCGCTCGGCTGGCTGGTCGGGCTGGTGTTTCCCGGCGATCCGGGATTCTGGGCGCTGCTCGGCATGGCGGCGATGATGGGCGGCACGATGCGCGCGCCGCTGACCGGCACCTTCTTCGCGGTCGAACTCACCGGCGACGTCTCCAGCCTGCTGCCGCTGCTTGCCGCGACGATCTCCGCCTATGCCGTCACCGTGCTCCTCCTGCGCCGTTCCATCCTGACCGAGAAGATCGCCCGGCGGGGCCAGCACATCACCCGCGAATACGGCATCGATCCCTTCGAATATGCCCGCGCCCGCGACATCATGATCGAGGCGGTCGACACGCTTCCCGCGCAGATGCGCGTGGGCGAGGCCTCCGCTTTCTTCGCCACCACGGAGAAGACGCACCGGATCTATCCGGTGATCGACGCGGACGGGCTGCTGAAGGGCGTCGTCTCGCGCGGCGACGCGCTGCGCTGGCAGCAGAACCCGGCACTGGCCGACCAGAGCCTCGACGAGCGGGTTTCCGATACGTCGGTGCCCGTCGCCCATCCGGAGGATACGATCGGCTATGTCGCCGACCTGATGCTTGCGACCGATGTCGGCCGCATTCCGGTGGTCGATCCGCAGAGCGGCCGGCTCGTGGGGCTGGTGGCGCGCAAGGATCTGCTGCGGCTGCGCCATGCCGCCAACACGCTGGAGAACGAGCGCAAGCCCTATCTCGGGCCGAGAAAGACGGCGCCCGGAAAAGCCGGCTAG
- a CDS encoding DUF6282 family protein yields the protein MTDAPETAKPLPRETFYNRSMSLPDELMVGTTDIHVHSGPWLKSCPGRLTPFEIAEQAKAAGMKALVFYDHTLGVSNGTSQLVNWQVPGIDVFGGIILTSNFGGLNPRAVKTALYYGAGARFVHFGAHCTHYMASHEGSFVDGKPVYFKDQYPKFAKDELSRAVRIPLEGPISDELAEILQLIADHPHVHLNTGHISAEEAIRLVDLAIEFGIRKIVVAHPCRVRLSTQQQKDLAKKGVLLEGCVSDWMFHRGLPRTNYYVEREWADQIAGIASSPDAFSGIVPWARQIREIGIEHFVVGTDYGIRSGPTPVEGMRVLISSLLDLEFTPEEIHTMVKTNPENLLDL from the coding sequence GTGACCGACGCCCCCGAGACCGCAAAGCCGCTGCCGCGCGAAACCTTCTACAATCGCTCCATGAGCCTGCCGGACGAGCTGATGGTCGGCACCACCGACATCCATGTCCATAGCGGCCCCTGGCTGAAATCCTGCCCCGGCCGGCTGACGCCCTTCGAGATCGCCGAGCAGGCGAAGGCGGCGGGCATGAAGGCGCTCGTCTTCTACGACCACACGCTCGGCGTCAGCAACGGCACGTCCCAGCTGGTCAACTGGCAGGTGCCGGGCATCGATGTCTTCGGCGGCATCATCCTCACCTCCAATTTCGGCGGCCTCAATCCGCGCGCCGTCAAGACGGCGCTCTATTACGGCGCCGGCGCCCGCTTCGTGCATTTCGGCGCCCATTGCACCCATTACATGGCGAGCCACGAAGGCTCCTTCGTCGACGGCAAGCCGGTCTATTTCAAGGACCAGTATCCGAAATTCGCCAAGGACGAATTGTCCCGCGCGGTCCGCATTCCGCTGGAGGGGCCGATTTCGGACGAGCTTGCCGAGATCCTCCAGCTCATCGCCGATCATCCCCATGTTCATCTCAATACCGGGCACATCTCCGCCGAAGAGGCGATCCGGCTCGTGGACCTGGCCATCGAGTTCGGTATCAGGAAGATCGTCGTCGCCCATCCCTGCCGCGTCCGCCTGTCGACGCAGCAGCAGAAGGACCTTGCGAAGAAGGGCGTGCTGCTCGAAGGCTGCGTGTCGGACTGGATGTTCCATCGCGGCTTGCCGCGCACGAACTACTATGTCGAGCGCGAATGGGCGGACCAGATCGCCGGCATCGCCAGCTCGCCGGATGCCTTCAGCGGCATCGTGCCCTGGGCACGCCAGATTCGCGAAATCGGCATCGAGCATTTCGTGGTCGGCACCGATTACGGCATCCGCTCCGGCCCGACGCCCGTCGAGGGCATGCGTGTCCTGATCAGCTCGCTTCTCGATCTGGAGTTCACACCGGAAGAAATCCACACCATGGTCAAGACCAATCCCGAAAACCTGCTGGACCTCTAG
- a CDS encoding aspartate/glutamate racemase family protein gives MKPLLLINPNTNAATTEEMVAIARNTAPAGQAVEGATVRRGAPLIYDDALLSVGASAVVELARTLDLARYSGIVVAAFGDPGIDALRRFAPVPVTGIAEAGIIEAAGAGRRFSIVTTTPDLVEAIEKRVEAYGFSASFTGVRLTQGDVASVMSDPVRLEESLMEACALAISEDHAEAVIIGGGPLAVHAVALGARFEVPIIEPVPAAIRLALARTAMADATA, from the coding sequence ATGAAGCCCCTGCTTCTCATCAATCCCAACACCAATGCCGCCACGACCGAGGAAATGGTGGCGATCGCGCGCAACACCGCGCCTGCCGGTCAGGCGGTGGAGGGCGCGACGGTCCGGCGCGGCGCGCCGCTCATCTATGACGACGCGCTGCTGTCGGTCGGAGCCTCCGCCGTCGTGGAACTGGCGAGGACGCTCGATCTTGCCCGCTATTCCGGCATCGTCGTCGCGGCCTTCGGCGATCCGGGCATCGACGCGCTGCGGCGGTTCGCGCCGGTGCCGGTCACCGGCATCGCCGAGGCCGGCATCATTGAGGCGGCCGGTGCCGGACGGCGCTTCTCCATCGTCACCACGACGCCCGACCTCGTCGAAGCGATCGAAAAGCGGGTGGAAGCTTATGGCTTTTCCGCATCCTTCACCGGCGTCCGCCTCACGCAGGGCGACGTCGCCAGCGTGATGAGCGACCCGGTGCGGCTGGAGGAAAGCCTCATGGAGGCCTGCGCCCTTGCGATCTCCGAGGACCATGCGGAGGCGGTCATCATCGGCGGCGGGCCGCTCGCCGTTCACGCCGTCGCGCTGGGCGCCCGTTTCGAGGTTCCCATCATCGAGCCCGTCCCGGCGGCCATTCGCCTCGCGCTTGCAAGGACCGCCATGGCGGATGCGACGGCCTGA
- a CDS encoding cupredoxin domain-containing protein, with product MTILLLTRRQVLATGAAALAGGTLARAHDGTVHVAIRNLAFQPAEIEVRAGETIEWTNDDPFAHTATVKGGWEVTIPPGKKATHVVTAGDTVDYYCRFHPNMKGRIKVVE from the coding sequence ATGACGATCCTCCTTCTCACCCGAAGGCAGGTGCTTGCCACGGGCGCGGCGGCGCTTGCCGGCGGCACGCTCGCCCGCGCTCATGACGGCACGGTGCATGTCGCGATCAGGAATCTCGCGTTCCAGCCGGCCGAGATCGAGGTCAGGGCGGGCGAGACCATCGAATGGACGAACGACGATCCCTTCGCCCACACCGCCACCGTCAAGGGCGGTTGGGAGGTCACCATCCCGCCCGGCAAGAAAGCGACGCATGTCGTAACCGCCGGAGACACCGTCGACTACTATTGCCGGTTCCACCCCAACATGAAGGGGCGGATCAAGGTCGTCGAGTAG
- a CDS encoding MFS transporter: protein METKPKTTVSTLEERDRTFKRIAWRILPFATLVYIFAWLDRVNVGFAKLTMLDDLGWSDAVYGAGAGIFFFGYFLFEVPSNLLLQKIGAPKTILRIALGWGVVSVLMALCTQPWHFYVLRFLQGAFEAGLHPGLILYLTYWLPAHRRSRAIAIFMSASPIALLLGSPLAAYIMTSTDGLMGFRDWQWLFIIEGVPSIILGLLAVFVMTAKPSEAKWLSQAERDQVAYELDQEAAQMQGREHKFGAALRSRDVWVLILTLFCIITGNATLSFYGPSLITAAGFTDITVVGWIMSGIFLFGWMGMMTNGWLSDRSHESRWHTAVAAALGATGLVLAAFAQEAGSAPGVIAALALSAAGTMGSIPVFWSLPPRFMSGTALAAGVALINSIANLAGYFAPQFLGAIKTATGVYSPGLFIIAGVEFIAVLLILLFIRKEPAETTALPAGKAAAS, encoded by the coding sequence GTGGAAACGAAACCGAAAACGACGGTCTCGACCCTCGAGGAGAGGGACCGGACATTCAAGCGCATCGCCTGGCGAATTCTGCCCTTCGCCACGCTGGTCTATATCTTCGCATGGCTCGACCGGGTGAATGTCGGCTTTGCCAAACTCACCATGCTCGACGACCTCGGCTGGAGCGACGCCGTCTACGGCGCGGGCGCGGGCATCTTCTTCTTCGGCTATTTCCTGTTCGAAGTGCCGAGCAACCTGCTCCTGCAGAAGATCGGCGCGCCGAAGACCATCCTGCGCATCGCGCTCGGCTGGGGCGTCGTGTCCGTGCTGATGGCGCTGTGCACGCAGCCCTGGCATTTCTACGTGCTGCGTTTCCTGCAGGGCGCCTTCGAGGCCGGTCTTCATCCGGGTCTCATCCTCTATCTCACCTATTGGCTGCCGGCGCACCGGCGTTCGCGCGCCATCGCCATCTTCATGTCCGCCTCGCCCATCGCTTTGCTTCTGGGCAGTCCGCTCGCCGCCTATATCATGACGAGCACCGACGGCCTGATGGGCTTCAGGGACTGGCAATGGCTCTTCATCATCGAGGGCGTCCCATCGATCATCCTCGGCCTGCTCGCCGTCTTCGTGATGACCGCAAAGCCGAGCGAGGCAAAGTGGCTGAGCCAGGCCGAGCGCGACCAGGTGGCCTACGAGCTCGACCAGGAGGCGGCGCAGATGCAGGGCCGCGAGCACAAGTTCGGTGCCGCGCTGCGTAGCCGGGACGTCTGGGTTCTCATCCTCACTCTCTTCTGCATCATCACCGGCAATGCGACGCTCTCCTTCTACGGGCCGAGCCTCATCACCGCCGCCGGCTTTACGGATATCACGGTGGTCGGCTGGATCATGTCGGGCATCTTCCTGTTCGGCTGGATGGGCATGATGACCAATGGCTGGCTTTCCGACCGCAGCCACGAATCCCGCTGGCACACGGCCGTCGCCGCCGCGCTCGGCGCCACGGGCCTCGTGCTGGCGGCGTTCGCCCAGGAAGCCGGCAGCGCGCCGGGCGTCATCGCGGCGCTTGCCCTTTCGGCAGCGGGTACGATGGGCTCCATCCCGGTGTTCTGGAGCCTGCCGCCGCGCTTCATGTCGGGAACGGCGCTTGCCGCCGGTGTCGCGCTCATCAATTCCATCGCGAACCTTGCCGGCTATTTCGCCCCGCAGTTCCTCGGCGCCATCAAGACCGCCACGGGCGTTTATTCGCCCGGCCTCTTCATCATCGCCGGGGTGGAGTTCATCGCCGTGCTGCTGATCCTCCTCTTCATCCGCAAGGAGCCGGCCGAAACCACCGCCCTGCCGGCCGGAAAAGCTGCAGCTTCGTGA
- a CDS encoding MarR family winged helix-turn-helix transcriptional regulator produces the protein MAKDRLSDADYEALSNLRYTLRRFMDFSTSAAHHEGLPAQQHQALLTIRGHRDEEPMTVGRLAERLLIAPHSATELVGRLVAAGYVTRHSDPADRRRQTLALTDKADAILERLTAIHLTEIREMAPRLIDILRTLDVGR, from the coding sequence ATGGCGAAGGACAGGCTGAGCGATGCCGATTACGAAGCGCTCTCGAACCTGCGCTACACGCTGCGCCGCTTCATGGATTTCAGCACCTCGGCGGCGCATCACGAAGGGCTTCCCGCCCAGCAGCATCAGGCGCTCCTGACGATAAGGGGGCACCGCGATGAAGAGCCGATGACCGTCGGCCGGCTTGCCGAGCGGCTGCTGATCGCGCCCCATTCAGCGACGGAACTCGTCGGCCGGCTCGTTGCCGCCGGCTATGTGACGCGGCATTCCGACCCTGCCGACCGCCGCCGCCAGACCCTCGCGTTGACGGACAAGGCCGATGCCATCCTGGAAAGGCTGACCGCCATCCATCTCACGGAAATCCGTGAAATGGCGCCGCGGCTGATCGACATTCTCCGCACGCTCGATGTCGGACGTTAG
- a CDS encoding RNA polymerase sigma factor, with the protein MPAMPTIPIAVPVEGEADLVRRATAGEAQAVRAIIRTHNQRLYRLVRAVLRNNADAEDVLQEAYLRAFANLGRFQGEASLSTWLSRIALNAALMRLRAQKRMKRVAPAPELAKAEIIPFPLASSIADPERVMAQRQLLHLVEEATDALPETFRLVFVARVIEGLSVEETAALLELAPATVKTRLHRARKLIRTQLEERIGPVLVEAFPFAGVRCERLTQAVLSKLGLAE; encoded by the coding sequence ATGCCAGCCATGCCGACCATTCCCATAGCCGTCCCCGTGGAAGGGGAAGCCGATCTCGTCCGGCGCGCTACGGCGGGCGAGGCGCAGGCTGTCCGTGCCATCATCAGGACCCATAACCAGCGGCTCTACCGGCTCGTGCGCGCCGTGCTGCGGAACAATGCCGATGCGGAAGACGTGCTGCAGGAGGCCTATCTTCGCGCCTTCGCCAATCTCGGCCGCTTCCAGGGCGAGGCCTCGCTATCGACCTGGCTGTCGCGCATCGCGCTCAATGCCGCCCTGATGCGGCTTCGCGCGCAGAAGCGGATGAAGCGGGTCGCGCCTGCGCCGGAACTGGCGAAAGCCGAGATCATCCCCTTCCCCCTTGCCTCTTCCATTGCCGATCCGGAGCGCGTCATGGCGCAGCGACAGCTTCTTCACCTCGTCGAGGAGGCAACCGACGCGCTTCCCGAAACCTTCCGCCTCGTCTTCGTCGCCCGCGTCATCGAGGGCCTCAGCGTGGAGGAAACAGCGGCGCTGCTGGAGCTTGCCCCGGCAACGGTCAAGACCCGCCTGCACCGCGCTCGCAAGCTCATCCGCACCCAACTCGAGGAGCGGATCGGCCCAGTCCTCGTCGAGGCCTTTCCCTTCGCGGGAGTGCGCTGCGAGCGGCTGACCCAGGCCGTTCTCTCGAAACTCGGGCTTGCGGAATAG
- a CDS encoding homocysteine S-methyltransferase family protein codes for MTGITILDGGMSRELVRLGAELRQPEWSAVALMESPDIVRQVHAEFIAAGADVITTNSYALVPFHIGEARFRAEGRRLIALAGRLAREAADAAGERKVKVAGSLPPIFGSYEPQLFQPERVQDYLGVLVEELDPYVDVFLGETLSLIAEAQAVERAVASSGKPFWISFTLQDEPGAETQPPALRSGESVTDAARWIAASTASAMLFNCSRPEVMRQAVDVAAAILSESGRPVEIGVYANAFTTEDEGAANEALHAIRDDLSADRYAAFACDWAESGATMIGGCCGVGASHIHNLRRRLG; via the coding sequence ATGACGGGCATTACAATTCTGGACGGCGGCATGAGCCGTGAGCTGGTCCGCCTCGGGGCCGAGCTGCGGCAGCCCGAATGGTCGGCGGTGGCGCTGATGGAAAGCCCGGATATCGTCCGGCAGGTGCATGCGGAATTCATTGCCGCCGGGGCGGATGTCATCACGACGAACAGCTATGCGCTGGTGCCCTTCCATATCGGCGAGGCGCGGTTTCGCGCGGAGGGACGCCGGCTTATCGCGCTGGCCGGCCGGCTGGCTCGGGAAGCGGCGGACGCGGCCGGGGAGCGAAAGGTCAAGGTCGCAGGTTCGCTGCCGCCGATCTTCGGGTCCTACGAGCCGCAGCTTTTCCAGCCGGAGCGCGTGCAGGACTATCTCGGCGTCCTGGTCGAGGAGCTCGATCCCTACGTCGATGTCTTCCTCGGCGAGACGCTCAGCCTGATCGCGGAGGCGCAAGCCGTGGAGCGGGCGGTGGCGTCCAGTGGAAAGCCCTTCTGGATCTCCTTCACGCTGCAGGACGAGCCGGGCGCCGAAACGCAGCCGCCCGCGCTGCGCTCCGGCGAGAGCGTGACGGACGCGGCCCGCTGGATCGCAGCCTCTACGGCTTCGGCGATGCTGTTTAATTGCAGCCGGCCCGAGGTGATGCGGCAGGCGGTCGATGTCGCGGCCGCCATCCTCTCGGAAAGCGGCCGCCCGGTCGAGATCGGCGTCTATGCCAATGCCTTCACCACGGAGGACGAGGGCGCGGCGAACGAGGCGCTGCATGCCATCCGCGACGACCTTTCGGCGGACCGTTACGCCGCCTTCGCCTGCGACTGGGCGGAAAGCGGCGCGACGATGATCGGCGGCTGCTGCGGGGTCGGCGCGTCGCATATCCATAACCTGCGCCGGCGGCTCGGCTGA
- a CDS encoding MurR/RpiR family transcriptional regulator yields MDARMQQPVPKQSFLQRIRNELRQMHPAERRLADFVLSFPGELASYTASELARLANVSNATVSRFVQRLGYTNYEEARRHVRSEQMSGAALYRVVSPADPPDQTLHAHLQQIHANIDRSFAAITLQEIDDVAQAMLSARRVWIVGFRTSQSFATYLQWQVQQIIENTVSLPHAGQTMAEHIASIGREDCVIAYGLRRQVRAFPLILSQIVKTGAKTMVVTDDDCERLGEVTWHFRCQTAAAGPLYSHVAVMALTDLLATRVMELAGAKRRGRLSAIETLHDAIEEI; encoded by the coding sequence ATGGATGCCCGGATGCAGCAGCCCGTTCCCAAGCAGTCATTTCTCCAGCGCATCAGAAACGAGTTGCGCCAGATGCATCCGGCGGAGCGGCGGCTGGCGGATTTCGTGCTCAGCTTTCCGGGGGAGCTTGCAAGCTATACCGCATCAGAGCTGGCGCGGCTGGCGAATGTCTCCAACGCCACCGTCTCGCGCTTCGTGCAGCGGCTCGGTTATACGAATTACGAGGAAGCGCGCCGGCATGTGCGGTCCGAGCAGATGTCGGGCGCCGCGCTCTACCGCGTCGTGTCGCCCGCCGACCCGCCGGACCAGACGCTGCATGCCCATCTCCAGCAGATTCACGCCAATATCGACCGCTCCTTCGCGGCCATCACCCTGCAGGAGATCGACGACGTCGCGCAGGCGATGCTGTCGGCCCGCCGCGTCTGGATCGTCGGCTTCCGCACCAGCCAGTCCTTCGCCACCTACCTGCAATGGCAGGTCCAGCAGATCATCGAGAACACGGTGTCGCTTCCCCATGCCGGCCAGACGATGGCCGAGCATATCGCCAGTATCGGAAGGGAGGATTGCGTCATCGCCTACGGGCTGCGCCGGCAGGTCCGCGCCTTCCCGCTCATCCTCTCGCAGATCGTCAAGACCGGCGCGAAGACGATGGTCGTGACGGACGACGACTGCGAGCGCCTTGGCGAGGTGACATGGCATTTCCGCTGCCAGACGGCAGCGGCCGGGCCGCTCTACAGCCATGTCGCCGTCATGGCCCTGACGGACCTGCTCGCGACCCGCGTGATGGAGCTTGCCGGCGCCAAGCGCCGCGGCCGCCTCTCGGCCATCGAGACGCTCCACGACGCGATCGAGGAAATCTAG
- a CDS encoding DUF4142 domain-containing protein → MKTLISTLAATCMAMTASFALAADKPTDPQIAHIAYSAGVIDVEAAKLALQKTKNAEVKAFAESMKKDHEAVNEMALALVKKLKVTPEDNATSKALVKAADEKRAELGKLEGKAFDKAYIENEVAYHKQVNGALETLLIPSAQNAELKSLLETGLKLFQGHEQHAEHVAADLK, encoded by the coding sequence ATGAAAACCCTGATTTCCACTCTCGCCGCGACCTGCATGGCCATGACCGCCTCTTTCGCGCTGGCCGCCGACAAGCCGACCGACCCGCAGATCGCCCATATCGCCTACAGCGCCGGCGTCATCGATGTCGAGGCCGCCAAGCTTGCCCTCCAGAAGACCAAGAACGCCGAGGTCAAGGCCTTCGCCGAATCCATGAAGAAGGACCACGAGGCCGTCAACGAGATGGCGCTGGCGCTCGTCAAGAAGCTCAAGGTCACGCCGGAGGACAACGCGACCAGCAAGGCGCTCGTCAAGGCGGCCGACGAGAAGCGCGCCGAACTCGGCAAGCTCGAAGGCAAGGCCTTCGACAAGGCCTATATCGAAAACGAGGTCGCCTACCACAAGCAGGTGAACGGCGCGCTGGAGACGCTGCTCATTCCCTCGGCGCAGAATGCGGAGCTGAAGAGCCTGCTGGAGACCGGCCTCAAGCTGTTCCAGGGCCATGAGCAGCATGCCGAACATGTCGCGGCGGACCTGAAATGA